A single genomic interval of Dromiciops gliroides isolate mDroGli1 chromosome 1, mDroGli1.pri, whole genome shotgun sequence harbors:
- the MBD3 gene encoding LOW QUALITY PROTEIN: methyl-CpG-binding domain protein 3 (The sequence of the model RefSeq protein was modified relative to this genomic sequence to represent the inferred CDS: inserted 2 bases in 2 codons; deleted 4 bases in 2 codons): MERKRWECSALPQGWKREEVTRKSGLSAGKSDVYYYSPSGKKFRSKPQLARYLGSSMDLSTFDFRTGKMLMSKMNKNRQRMRYDCSNQAKGKPDLNTALPVRQTASISNEPVTKITNHPSNKVKSDPQRGWDQPRQLFWEKKTKGLNAFDIAEELVKTXDLPKGLQGVGPGCTDXTLLSAIASALHTSTMPITGQLSAAVEKNPGVWLNTSQPLCKAFMVTDEDIRKQEELVQQVRKRLEEALMADMLAHVEEIARDGDAPGEKGAAEEEEEEEEEEEEQDQDHEMETV, from the exons ATGGAGCGGAAGAGGTGGGAGTGCTCAGCTCTCCCCCAGggctggaaaagggaagaagtgaCCAGAAAGTCGGGTCTGTCAGCCGGCAAGAGTGATGTCTATTACTATAG cCCGAGTGGGAAGAAGTTCCGAAGCAAACCTCAGCTAGCCCGTTACCTGGGGAGCTCCATGGACCTGAGCACTTTTGACTTTCGAACAGGGAAAATGCTCATGAGTAAGATGAACAAGAATCGGCAGAGGATGCGCTATGACTGTTCTAACCAAGCCAAA GGAAAACCAGATTTAAATACAGCACTCCCTGTCCGGCAGACAGCATCCATCTCAAACGAGCCTGTTACCAAGATTACTAACCATCCCAGTAATAAAGTAAAGAGCGATCCACAGAGAGGC TGGGACCAGCCTCGACAG CTTTTTTGGGAAAAGAAAACTAAG GGATTGAATGCCTTTGACATTGCAGAAGAGCTTGTGAAAa atgatcttcctaaaggttTACAAG GGGTTGGCCCAGGTTGCACTG AAACCCTCCTCTCTGCCATTGCCAGTGCTCTGCACACTAGCACGATGCCCATCACTGGGCAACTCTCAGCAGCTGTTGAGAAGAACCCTGGGGTATGGCTTAATACCTCCCAACCACTCTGCAAAGCATTCATGGTGACTGATGAAGATATCAG GAAACAGGAAGAACTCGTACAGCAGGTGAGAAAGAGGCTGGAGGAGGCACTGATGGCTGACATGCTTGCTCACGTGGAAGAGATTGCCCGGGATGGGGATGCCCCTGGAGAGAAGGGCGctgcagaggaggaagaggaggaggaggaggaggaagaagagcaggACCAAGACCATGAGATGGAGACTGTATAG